Genomic DNA from Brenneria izadpanahii:
AAAATGCGGCAGTTCACGTTGAAAGATCAACGCATCGGTTTCGGCTTTAACCAGCGCGGCGAACTGCATTGCGAGGAGCATCGGCTCTTGCTCAATCAGCTCGCCTTTCTGTACGGCCTCGCCCATCACCTGGGCAAGTTTTTCCATACTATCCTGGATCCCGGACTCCCGAAACAGAATGCCGATATCGGAATGTCCGGCCTCACCCACCACAACACGGTAGATTTGCAACGCCTGATTATCGCCGGTAAGCGCTTGAAGCATACGCTCGCCAAACCGGGTAAGTTTTTGCTCAAGAGAAAGCGCCTCGTTGCCGGGCATCGTCAGTTCAGCCGCGGCTTCCGTCAAAAAGCGGGCGCTATAGGTACGGACTACCGTTTCGAACAGCTCTTCTTTCGAGGTAAAATAGTTATAAAGCGTCGCCTTGGAGCCGCCGACCCGCTTCGCCACTTCGTTCATTGAGGCGCGCTCATACCCTATTTCCAGGAAAAGCTGCGCCGCCGCGGTGATGATGGCCTGTCGCCGCTCTTCTGTTAATGTCCTCATGCAGCCTCCGTTGATTTACTAAACTTCCTTATCAGGAAAATGAATATCAATAACTAAACAGTATGGTTTATTGGCCGAGTATGCCACATTTGTCCCGCTAAGGCTAAGGCGGTAAGACAATTACCCCGGATAGCAGTAAAAACGCACTCAGAGACCAAAACACAGCGTTAAATAACATAATCCATTAATTTAAAACCATAAATTACTCATCGTATTTACAGCGAAAGGAATAATCTTAATTATTCATTTCCCCTGCGATGCACGTTGATTTTCACTAACAACCCCATAAACTATACCAAACCGTTTAGTTTTAAATAAATCAATGTGGCACCCGTTGTTCACCCGATAAAACGGCCTGACAAAGAAGGAAATGATTATGAAAAAGCTAGTCGCCGCCATTTGCCTGCTTTCCGTTTTTCTGCTCAGCGGCTGTATTGTCGTGGGCAAACATAACCATCCGGATCGCCATCACCAGGATGATAACCGCTGGCATGAAACCCATCGCTCACACGATCGCTGGCGTTAACCCCCGGCCCGTGAAGGTATAACGCCATCGCTTCACGGATGATACTCTTCCCATCCGGCGCGGTCTGCGCCGGCTGTTTTTTCCTGAAACGGTAAACGCGGGCCTGACTCGTCACTGAGGCGGCGGCGAGAGGAAAAAACCGCAATGCGCCGACGGCCGGCGGCGGTGAGAAAGGCCGAACGTCTGGACAAATAACCAGCAGCGTCTACAATGAATTGCAATGATGTTCACAGTCGGGTTGTGATTCTTGGGTTATATTTATTCGGTTGTAGAGCGTGTTTATCAACGGATTTATCGAAAATAAACGGTTTTATCCTACCCATGCGCCGCATGTCCATGTTGTTTCCGTTGCGGCATATCCCTTCATCACCGTGACATCAGACGCTCCTCGCGCGAATGCGATTCTAGAACTTCACTCGATGCGCCCGTAGCGGCACCGCGACGATAGGCCGCGTAATGCCATACAGCATGCGACACAGTGCAGTGCGAACACTATGCAGACAGGAGAATCGGTTTGACCACCATAGAGACAGACAATACGGCAGACTCGCCCCCTCTCCCTGTATCCGACGGCAGGCGATATGCTTTCTTTTTCGATGTAGACGGCACGCTGGCGGAAATTCGGCCGCAACCGGACGCCGTTGTCATCCCTTCCTCTGTCCGCGACAACTTGCAGGCGCTGTCGGCCGCATGCCGCGGCGCGCTGGCCCTGGTGTCGGGCCGCCCCATCGAACAGCTTGATAAACTGGTTGCGCCGCTTAAGCTGCCGCTGGCGGGCGTTCACGGCGCCGAACGGCGCGACGGCGAGGGCAACCTGCATCGCCTGGCGCTGCCGGCTGAAGTGACGGTTCCGCTGCGGCGGATGCTGGAGCAGGCGATAGCCGCCATGCCGGGCGCGCTGCTGGAGGCCAAAGGCATGGCCTTCGCGCTGCACTATCGCCAGGCGGCGGCGTATCGGCCGCAGATATTGAAGCTGGCGGAGTCCGCCGTGGCGCAGTTTCCCCAGTTGACGCTGCAACCCGGCAAGTGCGTGGTAGAGATAAAACCGCAAGGGATAGATAAAGGCGCGGCGATTAACGCCTTTATGCGGGAAGCCCCTTTCAACGGGCGCATTCCCGTTTTTATTGGAGACGATCTTACGGATGAGAAAGGATTTCTGGCGGTGAACGCCATGCAAGGCGTTTCCGTTAAGGTCGGAGACGGTTCAGGCCATGCCCGCTACCGCCTCAAACAGGTAACGGACGTTTACCACTGGCTTGAACAAATACTATTACAACTAAAGCATGATAACGTCGGAAAGGAGTTAAGGTTATGAGTCGTCTGGTTGTCGTATCTAACCGCATCGCTATTCCTGATAAGTCGAAGTCTAGCGCTGGCGGATTGGCCGTAGGTATTCTGGATGCACTGAAAACCACCGGGGATTGTGGTTTGGCTGGAACGGAGAGATAAGTGAAATATCCGGTGAAGATGAGGATGACCTGAATCTACTGGAAAATGACGGCATCACTTATGCCTCCGTTCCGCTCAATCAAAATGATTACGACCTCTATTATTGTCAGTTTTCCAATGCCGTCATCTGGCCCGCATTCCATTATCGTATCGATCTGGTGCAGTTTCAGCGCGAAGCCTGGGAAGGCTACCGCCGGGTTAACGCGCTGCTGGCCAGACGGTTGCAGCCGTTGATTAAGCCGGATGATATTCTGTGGATCCATGACTATCATCTGCTGCCGTTTGCCGCCGCGTTACGCCAAATAGGCGTGAATAACCGTATCGGATTCTTCCTGCATATCCCCTTCCCCACGCCGGAAATCTTCAATGCGCTGCCCACCCATGAAGATCTGCTGAAAATGCTGTGCGAATATGATCTGCTTGGCTTCCAAACGGAAAACGATCGGATGGCGTTTCTTGATAACCTTGGGCAACTGACCGCATTGCAGCCGATCGGGGCGAAAACCCATCGCGCTTTCGGCAATACCTTTATGACGGAGGTTTATCCGATAGGCATCGCGCCGGACAACATTCAGGAGATGGCGTCAGGACCGTTGCCGCCCAAGATAGCCGCCATGAAACGCGAGCTGGGCGATGCGCAAAATATTATTTCCTGCGAGCGCCTGGATTACACCAAAGGGCTGCCGGAACGCTTCCTCGCCTATGAAGCCCTGCTGGAGCATTATCCGCAGCATCGCGGCAAGGTGCGTTATTCGCAAATCGCCCCAACCTCGCGCGGGGATGTGCAAGCGTACCAGGATATCCGCCATCAGTTGGAGATGGAGGTCGGTAGAATTAACGGCAAATACGGTACGCTGAACAGTACGCCGCTCTACTATCTCAATCAGCATTTCGACCGCCGGCTACTGATGAAAATATTCCGTCTGACGGATGTCGGGCTGGTCACGCCGCTGCGCGACGGCATGAATCTGGTGGCGAAAGAGTATGTGGCGGCGCAGGATCCCGACGATCCGGGCGTGCTGGTGCTGTCGCGCTTTGCCGGCGCGGCCAATGAGATGACCGCCGCGCTTATCGTCAACCCTTACGATCGGGATGAAGTGGCGGCGGCGCTGGATCAAGCGCTGACCATGCCGCGAGACGAGCGTATCGCCCGTTACAACGAGCTGATGGCGATATTGCGCAAAAATGATATCGCCCACTGGTGTGACAGTTACTTAAAAGATCTGCGTGCTATCCAGCCGCATAGCGCCGGACATAGCGCCGTCGCCAACGTCGCGGGATTATAGCGCCGAGCGCCGTCCCGGCTTCGGCCGGCGGCATCTCATCCCTATCAACCCGGCCCCTGCGCCTAATGCCGCTCGTTTAAGGAACGGGATACCGCAGGCGCAGGCGGCCACGGCGTGAGGCGTCCCTGCGGAAACCCCATCATCCTGTTCCCCCTAAATCCTGGCTTAAACGAGTTGTATTAGTCTCCCGCCGGGGCTATTCATAAACCGTTGCAAATCAAAGACGCTAAATTGCGGTTTAGCGTGCGCATGCCGAACTGTTGCTTTTATGATTGTAAATAATGGGTTATAGCGCTTTCACGCCCTGCGCGGCGGAGAAAAACGTGATAGATAGCACACTTTTTGCTGTAAGTGATGAGGCGAATGTCTACACTTAATAGAGAGAAGCCCGGGCCACGTCCCGTATTTTTACGACGCAATGCTGAGGTTTGTAGCACATGTTCAATTCGAAATTACACGTTGCTGAATCAGTAGAGTTCGATATCGACCCAAATCGCCAATATGAACTTGACCCCGTCGAATTAACACCGGATAACATGCTTGAAGCGGAGCCGGAACCAGAAATGATCGAAGGGTTGCCCCCTTCCGATGCGCTAACGCCCGCCGATCGCTATCTGGAACTGTTCGAACGCGTGCAATCTTCGCGTATTTTTACCGATAGTAAAACGTTCCCCGATTGCGCGCCCAAAATTGACCCGTTGGATATTCTCATTCGCTATCGCCGGATGAAAAACAAACCCGGTTTTGACCTGAAACAGTTTGTCGAAGAGCACTTCTGGCTGCCGGAAGACCATAGCAACGGTTACGTCTCCAACCCGGAGGACTCCCTTAAAGAGCATATAGATAAACTATGGGGCGTGCTGACGCGCGAGCCTCAAGATCATATTCCGTGGTCGTCGCTGCTGGCTCTGCCGCAGGCCTATATTGTGCCGGGCGGACGTTTCAGCGAAGCCTACTACTGGGACTCCTACTTCACCATGCTGGGGCTGGCGGAAAGCGGCCGCAACGATTTGCTGCGTTGCATGGCGGATAATTTCGCCTGGATGATTGAAACCTACGGCCACATTCCCAACGGCAATCGCACCTATTACCTCAGCCGTTCGCAGCCGCCGGTATTCGCGCTGATGGTGGAGTTGTTTGAGGAAGACGGCGTGCGCGGCGCCCGCCGTTATCTGGACCATCTGCTGATGGAGTATGCCTTCTGGATGGACGGCGCCGAATCGCTGGGGCTGAATCAGGCCTATCGCCACGTGGTGTGTCTGCCCGACGGCTCGCTGCTTAACCGCTATTGGGATGACAGAGACACCCCGCGCGACGAATCCTGGCTGGAAGATGTGGAAACCGCGAAGCAATCGGGCCGTCCGGCAAACGAGGTTTACCGGGATCTGCGGGCGGGCGCCGCGTCGGGCTGGGACTACTCATCGCGCTGGCTGCGTGATGCGTACCGTCTCGCCAGTATCCGCACCACGCAGTTTATCCCGGTGGATCTCAATGCGTTTCTGTACAAGCTGGAGGGCGCCATCGCCAATATCTCCGTGTTGAAAGGAGATAAAGAAACGGAGGCGTTATTTCGCCAGCGGGCGGAAAATCGCCGCGCGGCCGTCACCCGCTATCTGTGGGACGAAGAGGAAGGCTGTTTCCGCGACTATGACTGGCACCGCCAGCGGATGGGGCTTTTTTCCGCCGCCAGCATCGTGCCGCTATATGTGGGGCTGGCCACCCACGAACAGGCCGACAGACTGGCTGAAGCGGTGCGCGCGCGCCTGCTCACTCCGGGGGGCTGATGACTACCGAGTATGAAACCGGCGAGCAATGGGATAAACCCAACGGCTGGGCGCCGATGCAATGGATGGCGATTCAGGGCTTTAAAATGTACGGCCATGACCAGCTTGGCGATGAAATCGCCCGCAACTGGCTAACGACGGTGAATCTTTTTTACCGGCAGCACCATAAGCTGATTGAAAAATACCATATCATCGGCGGCGTGCCGCGCGAAGGCCGCGGCGGCGAATATCCGCTTCAGGACGGCTTCGGCTGGACGAACGGCGTGGTCCGCCGGCTGATCGGTCTTTACGGAGAAAATTTCGAATGAGGGTTTGCCAACAACGGCCGCATCATTTTTGACCGAGCGTATTTTTTAATCTGGCGCGGTTTTAACTCGGCATAATATTGGCGTGTTCGCGCCATTCGCCCGTTAAAAACCGCGGGTGCCGCATTATATAGCGCCAGGCGTCTTCAATCGGTTTGGGGATATCGACATGGCAAATATAGTTTTTTCCTCTTGGCCCATATCCTTGCTCATTATCCCGCAGGCGTGGTATTTCGCCCAACAATAAGGAGATAAAACGATCGATATCCCAGAGGCCGCCATTACCATCGCCAGAGAAACGGACGCCATCCGCGCTATCAATCAGACGGGGAATATAGGTCGGCCAGTTGAAAAAAGCAGGTCTATTAACCGAATCCGACCACGTATGGCAAAATGTGGCGTAAGCCCGGCGCTGTAGCAAGGGGTCTTGAATAAGGACAATATTTCTCGGTTCAAATTGTATTTTTTCCAGCAAATCACGCGTAAATTTCGCATTTTCCCCCGTATTCCGCGAAGCGCTTTCCAGCAGGATCTGTTCATCGGGCAAATCCCAGAAACGGGCGGCGATATCATGAAACAAGCACGCTTCCGGGCGCGTATCGGAAGTATCGATATCCCGATAGCGGGGATGCTTTTCAATCGCCGCGGCAAGCAAGCCGGTGGAGTGGCCGATACCGCCGGAAATAATCAAAGGAATACCGCGGGTCTTCGCCAGGGAGCAAGCGCCGTCGATGGTTGTCAATACCGCATTGCCGGTCAGAACAATCGCGTCGGCGATTAATTCGTCCCGGCGGGAAGAATAATCATCGATGGCAAGCCAGGCGGCAATGATATTCACGGCGTCAATAACGTCGGCCGGCATTGGCGGCAATTTCGCTATCGCTGAAACATCGCTATTCATATTTCACGATCCCCAAAAGACTTTGCTCATTTTAGCTACGCTGGACATAAATAATCCGCCTAGTGCTGAAGGCATTCTATTCCAGCCGCCCCAATTTGGCTATTATCCGCGAGACTCAACGTACCGCCGCTATTTTTCGCACCGCGTTCGCTTAACCATATCCCCCGCCCCTTTATTTAGCGCGAATAAATCGGACGTAAAAACCAAACAACGATTCCCACTTGAAAAAACGCCAACGGCCTATATATGTAAGGCAAAAAAGGAAGGATAAAAAAGATGACGAAACTCGAATACTTAATGAAATTTAGACGTTGCAGCAATCTGGATACGCTGGAGCGCGTGTATGAGCACATGCAAGAGAAGGTTCCCGCCTCCGAGCAAAGCGAATTTGAAAGCGCCTGCGATCACCGGCGGGCGGAAATCATTCATCAGCGGTTATGGGACCGGGTTCCCGCCACGGCCTGGAAAAATGTTGTTTGATGCCGCGCAGGAAAAGCCTCGCATTTAACTCGCTATCCGCACACCCGCTCCATTGACCGAATAAGTTTCTTGCCTCTGGCTTTCATTGCCGGCGTACCGATAACGGCCAATTCCCGGATGTGCATCAGCGCCTCACGGCGTAACTCAACGTGGTTTAGCGCCAGATCGTGCAAAGCCTGCATGGCTGTAGTCTTCACGATGCTGCTGCGATCGGCCGTATAGCCGACCAGGGACGAAAAAGCCTTTCGCGATTCGTCCGGCGTCAGCGATAAGCGCGGAACCATCGCCGCGATATGCCAGCGCAGTTCAGGTTGCGAGGCCGTGACCAACAATTTCAGCATTTGAGATTTATGCGGCGCAAGCAGATCCGCCCTGGCTAGGGAGGCTTTTTCAACCGCGTCGGCGCAGCGCATCGCGATGACGGGATCGGGATGACTGATGCCGTGAATAAGTTGAGCAAAAACATCAGCATCAGACCTGGCAAGCGCCGCCGCCTGGTCGGCAAGCCCGATGGATCGCCGATCGCCGCCTTTAAGCATTTCCAAAATATCCACTGGCTTTATCATAACGATTGCCTCAATTTAACCGTCTGGACCCATACTCTCCCGCGCCACTACCTTATCCATTTTTCCGACAGTATGTCAGTTACTGGCAGGAGCGATTTGTTGGAATGAACGCCGCGCAACACAATAGATATGTATTGTCATAAATTCATCTTCCTCTTAAATAATATTAATCAGCTTAACCTAATGATTATTTTCTAAAAAAGACAGAAAAATGAAAATTTGTTCGCCCCGGCATATCAAGTTAAAAGATTTATATATAACTCTAATATAAAATAAAAATATAACGCGCATAAACAGACACAAGCGATTGATTGCCTTAGATCAAAAAAATGACGATTTAACCATCGAGATTTTATTTCTTTACTGATAGTAAAAAAACGATATACGCCGCCTAGCCATCTATGCAACATTAAATAGATAAAAAATAAAATTCATATAATAAACTAATTAATCAAACAGCAAACAATATAAAAAATAATATTATGCATTAAACAAATTCATTTTATAACTTTAATAAAACAATCATTTTAATTTTAAACGACAGATAATAATGGAGGTATTCCAGAGAAAATTAAAATCATCGAAAAAATAAAAGGATATAAACCGTGGTTTGCCGGAATATGCGTTCTGACCGCCACGGATAAACCGGCACTAAAGATAGATCGCAGGAGCAACAAAATAGTTTGCCGGAATACGATACCTGTGATTTTCCAGTGTCCGACTCGCCGATTTCATGTGAGGGAAACCAAATGAGCATCGAGACCCTGTTGAAACGTATCCAGACCGCCTACGAACTAGATATGCGGAACAAGCGGATAGCCGTCGAGGCGACGGATCTGCCGCTGTCCTATGAATCCATCACTGACCAATGGTTAACCAATGTCCTTTGCCATCAGCATCCCGGCGCCAGGGTGTTGAAACACTATGTCGGCGCGCCGGATAATGGCTCTTCGAACCGCCGCAAAATCCGAATCATCTATAACGATACCGGGCGCTCGCTCGGTCTGCCGGAGCAGCTATTCTGCAAAGCCTCCCAGGAACTACAAAACCGTATCGTTCTGGGAATATCGGGCGCCGCGCTGTCCGAAGTGCTTTTCTTTCGGGATATCCGTCCGCATCTGGACATTGAGGCTCCACATTGTTTCCATGCGCATATAGATCCGGAATCTTTTAACTCGATTATCATCCTCAACGATCTGAGCGGCTCGGTTAGTCATTTCTGCGACCACAAAACCGTCATCTCCCGCACCCATGCTGAAAGTCAGATACAACTATTGGCGCGTCTGCACGGACGAGTCTACGCCATGACGCACCTACAGGCGGTGATCAAAGTACTACCGACCTGGCCGCAGTTTTTCGCCAATACCCTGGATATCGGCATAAAAGAAGGCTCCAGCAAGGGGTTTCTTGAAGCGGAATCGGTGATCCCCGAACGCTTGTACCGGCGCCACGCGGAAATCTGGCCGGCAACCCTGCAATCCGTCGCCTTTCACCAGAGTGCCGCGCATACCCTGACGCATGGCGACGTGCACTTGAAGAATTGGTACATCACCAGCAACGGCGAACTGGGGCTCTGCGACTGGCAATGCGGCGGCCGCGGTCATTGGGGACGCGATCTGGCCTATACCCTTTCCTGTTCTCTGGCGGTGGAAGACCGACGAGCCTGGGAGCGAGATCTGGTGCGCCTGTACCTCAATGAACTGCACGCCGCGGGCGGTCCGAAGGTTTCCTTCGCCGAGGGTTGGAAAATCTATCGCCAACAGTTGATAAGCGCATTAACCTGGTGGACGGTGACCCTGACGCCGCCCCCCGGCTTTCCTGATATGCAGCCGCGGGATACCACGCTGGCGTTTATCCACCGGATCGCCACCGCGATGGACGATCTGGATACCCTTGATGCATTTTGCTGATCCGGAGGTTCCCTTGATAGCTGAATCCTCCTGATTCCTAAGATTCAATCGCCTGCCGCCTTGCATAAATCCGCTCTGTCGAGTTGATGCAAGGCGGTGCCGTTGAGAATGATCGGCAATCATCGCTGACAAACCTTTAGGCTCTCTTCTTCACTGCGGAGGGAAAAGTTCTGCATTTTTAATGAGTTGAATTTTAACTCTGGCAAAAATGAGGCCGTGAGGGGTCATTAATGGCGATGTTCCGTATTTCGTCATCAGCCTGCAACAACTAACGAAAATATTTAACTTTGTTAAAGATCGGCCGATGGTTTCCGATAGTTACCTATTATCTGCGGAAATATCACTGAGCCTCAAAAATGCGAAAGAATTTGCCCATAACCCAAAACCTCTACATTTTTCCTGGCGATCAAACACTTATCTCCATCACCGACCTGCAAGGCAATATCACCTACTGTAACTCGAATTTCATCAATGTCAGCGGCTTCACCAGCGAGGAACTGCTGGGCCAACCACACAATATCGTGCGTCATCCCGATATGCCGCAGGAAACCTTCCGCGACATGTGGGACACCATCAAGTCGGGCCTGCCCTGGACGGCGCTGGTAAAAAACCGGCGCAAAAATGGCGATTATTACTGGGTTCGCGCCAATGTCACTCCGGTGCGCGATGGCGATCGCACCATCGGTTTTCTATCCGTGCGCTCGCGGGCGCCCGATGAGGAGATAGCCGCCGCCGAGAAACTGTACGCCGTCATGCGCCGGGAGGCGGAACTAGGCCGCCGGCGTCATACCCTGCATCGCGGGCAACTGGTGCGCCGTACCCTGACGGGAAGGATCGCGCGCGGACTCAGTCCAGGGCTGCGCGGCCACATTATAGTTATCAGCGTGCTGGCGGCCGGCGGACCGCTGCTGGCTCAAGTCGCCGGCGCGCCGCTATGGGGCGCGGCTGCCGCGGCGGCGGGCTGCGCGGCGCTCTCCGCCTGGCTGCTGATGCGTCAGACCATAACGCCGCTGCGTCAGGTGGTGAGCGTCGCCAACCTGATGGCGGGCGGCGATCTGACGCGCTTCGTTCCGGTGACCGGACGCGGCGAAATCGCCCAAATCCAGCTGGCGTTGGCTCAGCTCAATGTCTCAGTGCGCACAGTGGTGCGGGACGTGCGCCATGAAGTGGCTAACCTGCTGGGCGGCACCCAGGAGATCGCCAACGGCAACAAAGACATGGCGACCCGCACCGAGACCCAGGCCGGCAGCCTGGAGCAGACCGCCGCCGCCATGGAACAGATTTATCGCACCATTCAGCAAACCACCCAGTTGGCCAACGACGGCGCCCAGCATGCCCGGCACACCGCCGAGGCGGTATTGCGCAGCGATGACGCGGTGCAAAGCGTGGTGAACACCATGCAGGCTATCGAAGAGTCGTCGCGGCGCATTCAGGATATCATCCAGGTGATCGAAGGGGTCGCTTTTCAAACCAATATCCTGGCGCTGAATGCCGCGGTGGAAGCCGCGCGCGCCGGGGAAAAAGGCAAAGGCTTCGCGGTGGTGGCGACGGAAATCCAGGCGCTGGCGCAGCGTACCGCCAACGCGGCCAAAGAGGTGCGCGGCCTGATCGAAGAATCGGGCGCGCGGGTGGATGAAGGCAGCCAGCGCGCCGCCGATGCCCTGAATCGCATGCAGGGCGTGACCGACGCCGTAAGTCAGGTAAGCGCCATGCTGGAACAGATCAATACCGCCGCACGCGAACAGTCCGTCGGCGTCGGTCAGGTGAACGGCGAAATCGCCGGCCTGGACGCCATCACGCAGCAGAATGCCACCATGGTGGACGATCTGGCTTCCGCGGCCAATGCCCTCAACCGGCAGGTCGCGCTGGTGCACAATACCATCCGGGTGTTTCGTCTTACCGAGCGTGACACCACGCTGGCGGAAGTGGATTCCGGCGAACTGCGCCTGGCCCAGAAGCGCGACGTCATCGGCGAAGACGGACGCCTCGACTTCGGACAGGCCATCGCCAACCACCGGCAGTGGCGCGTCACGCTGCGCAATGCCATCAACCGCAAGCTGGTGCTGGATACCAAGGCCGGACGCGACGATAGCTGCGCCCTGGGCGCTTGGCTAAACGGCCCAGGCAAGGCGCAGCGGGGAGGCACGCCGGAATATGAAGCGCTGGTCAACGCCCACCGGGCGTTTCACAGCGAAGTGGGCGCGGTGGTCGACCTGATCAACCGCAAAAAGATGAGCGAGGCGGAACAAAAGCTGAGCACCAGCCAACCGCTGTACGATCGCGGCCAGAAATTGGTACAGGCGATCCATGCGCTGTCGGGTGACGCATGACGGCGTTGCGGGTGCTGGTTGTGGATGACGATGTGCTGAATCTGCGTATCGCCGCCCGATTGCTGCGCGAACTGGGGCATTCCGGCGCGCTGGCGGGAGACGGCGAAAAAGCGTTGCAACTGGTGCGGCGGCAGCAGTTCGACCTGATGCTGTTGGACATCAACATGCCGAAGCTGAGCGGCGAGGATACGCTGCGCGCGCTGCGCACGCAGGAGCGGCGCGCCGGCGCGCCGAGCCTTCCGGTACTGATGGTATCCGGACACCGCGGCGAGGAGACGCAGCGCCATTTTCTGGATCTCGGCGCCAACGGCTTTTTGGAAAAACCACTTGCTCTGACGGCGTTACAGGCGGAGCTGGCGCAACTGGGCGGGAACTAAACCGACATGGCTGCTTTCTGGTGGGGAGCCGCGACGTCCGCGGCGATAACGCTATTGCTGGCGGCGCTGTACCGGTACGGTTTTCGCCGCGGCGATCTGACCGATATGAGTCACATGGTCGGTATGATGCGGCTGCGCAGCGACGCCGCCTGCCTGCTGCGTCCGGATGGCCGGGTGATGTGGGTTAATCAGGCCTACGGCGATACCACCGGTTTCGGCGCCGAGGATCTGGCGGATCGCCATTGGCCCGGCTTCCTAAGCCAACAGGCGGCGGACGACGCGCCGGTGGCCGCCATCGAAAACGCCATTACCGGGCGGCGCGAACTGCGTATCGACCTGATGTTTCGCTTGGCCAGCGGCGAGGCGCGCTGCATGATTGTGGAATTGCATCCGCTGCGTAAACCGGCGAACCGCCTTATTCCGCGGCTATCCAGGCGGACGTTCACCGGTTATCTGGTGGTACAGGTGGATATCGACCAGCAGCGCCGCGAAC
This window encodes:
- a CDS encoding TetR/AcrR family transcriptional regulator; the protein is MRTLTEERRQAIITAAAQLFLEIGYERASMNEVAKRVGGSKATLYNYFTSKEELFETVVRTYSARFLTEAAAELTMPGNEALSLEQKLTRFGERMLQALTGDNQALQIYRVVVGEAGHSDIGILFRESGIQDSMEKLAQVMGEAVQKGELIEQEPMLLAMQFAALVKAETDALIFQRELPHFTPAKIQQMVKNGVRLFLNGAVRR
- the otsB gene encoding trehalose-phosphatase: METDNTADSPPLPVSDGRRYAFFFDVDGTLAEIRPQPDAVVIPSSVRDNLQALSAACRGALALVSGRPIEQLDKLVAPLKLPLAGVHGAERRDGEGNLHRLALPAEVTVPLRRMLEQAIAAMPGALLEAKGMAFALHYRQAAAYRPQILKLAESAVAQFPQLTLQPGKCVVEIKPQGIDKGAAINAFMREAPFNGRIPVFIGDDLTDEKGFLAVNAMQGVSVKVGDGSGHARYRLKQVTDVYHWLEQILLQLKHDNVGKELRL
- a CDS encoding YdcF family protein, translated to MNSDVSAIAKLPPMPADVIDAVNIIAAWLAIDDYSSRRDELIADAIVLTGNAVLTTIDGACSLAKTRGIPLIISGGIGHSTGLLAAAIEKHPRYRDIDTSDTRPEACLFHDIAARFWDLPDEQILLESASRNTGENAKFTRDLLEKIQFEPRNIVLIQDPLLQRRAYATFCHTWSDSVNRPAFFNWPTYIPRLIDSADGVRFSGDGNGGLWDIDRFISLLLGEIPRLRDNEQGYGPRGKNYICHVDIPKPIEDAWRYIMRHPRFLTGEWREHANIMPS
- a CDS encoding Hha/YmoA family nucleoid-associated regulatory protein: MTKLEYLMKFRRCSNLDTLERVYEHMQEKVPASEQSEFESACDHRRAEIIHQRLWDRVPATAWKNVV
- a CDS encoding phosphotransferase; translation: MSIETLLKRIQTAYELDMRNKRIAVEATDLPLSYESITDQWLTNVLCHQHPGARVLKHYVGAPDNGSSNRRKIRIIYNDTGRSLGLPEQLFCKASQELQNRIVLGISGAALSEVLFFRDIRPHLDIEAPHCFHAHIDPESFNSIIILNDLSGSVSHFCDHKTVISRTHAESQIQLLARLHGRVYAMTHLQAVIKVLPTWPQFFANTLDIGIKEGSSKGFLEAESVIPERLYRRHAEIWPATLQSVAFHQSAAHTLTHGDVHLKNWYITSNGELGLCDWQCGGRGHWGRDLAYTLSCSLAVEDRRAWERDLVRLYLNELHAAGGPKVSFAEGWKIYRQQLISALTWWTVTLTPPPGFPDMQPRDTTLAFIHRIATAMDDLDTLDAFC
- a CDS encoding methyl-accepting chemotaxis protein, yielding MRKNLPITQNLYIFPGDQTLISITDLQGNITYCNSNFINVSGFTSEELLGQPHNIVRHPDMPQETFRDMWDTIKSGLPWTALVKNRRKNGDYYWVRANVTPVRDGDRTIGFLSVRSRAPDEEIAAAEKLYAVMRREAELGRRRHTLHRGQLVRRTLTGRIARGLSPGLRGHIIVISVLAAGGPLLAQVAGAPLWGAAAAAAGCAALSAWLLMRQTITPLRQVVSVANLMAGGDLTRFVPVTGRGEIAQIQLALAQLNVSVRTVVRDVRHEVANLLGGTQEIANGNKDMATRTETQAGSLEQTAAAMEQIYRTIQQTTQLANDGAQHARHTAEAVLRSDDAVQSVVNTMQAIEESSRRIQDIIQVIEGVAFQTNILALNAAVEAARAGEKGKGFAVVATEIQALAQRTANAAKEVRGLIEESGARVDEGSQRAADALNRMQGVTDAVSQVSAMLEQINTAAREQSVGVGQVNGEIAGLDAITQQNATMVDDLASAANALNRQVALVHNTIRVFRLTERDTTLAEVDSGELRLAQKRDVIGEDGRLDFGQAIANHRQWRVTLRNAINRKLVLDTKAGRDDSCALGAWLNGPGKAQRGGTPEYEALVNAHRAFHSEVGAVVDLINRKKMSEAEQKLSTSQPLYDRGQKLVQAIHALSGDA
- a CDS encoding response regulator gives rise to the protein MTALRVLVVDDDVLNLRIAARLLRELGHSGALAGDGEKALQLVRRQQFDLMLLDINMPKLSGEDTLRALRTQERRAGAPSLPVLMVSGHRGEETQRHFLDLGANGFLEKPLALTALQAELAQLGGN